In Bacteroidota bacterium, the DNA window TATTTCCTCCAATGAAATAGGTGTATGACAGGCTTTGAAATGGTGAAGTTACACTATTTCCAAAATCCCATAAACTTGAGGTATATCCTGTTGATGTATTTGTGAAAATTATTGGAGCTCCGGTACACACGCTGTCGTTGCTTAAAGTAAAACTTGCTGAAACTGTTGGCAAGACATGTATGTTTTGAACATAGCTATCTTGTGTTTGACAGAAATTTTCAGTAACTATTAAAGTTACAGGATAAGCAACTACAAAATTAGTGATACTTTGGTAAGTATGGTTAGGATTGTCAATTGTTGAAGTGCTATTATCCCCAAAATTCCAATTGCTTGACGAAAAGTTTGAGGAAGTATTGATGAAATTGACTTGTGTACCAGCACAAGCACTGTCGGGCGAAAAACTAAATGATGCTATTGCCGGTTCAATAACAAAGATAAATATTGAGGCATACAAAGTTGTGTCTGGACTATAAACTGTCAAATCGTAATTGCTATTTGAAGTTGGGTTTACAACTATTGATGTTGAATCATATTGTAATATATTTGTGCCATTCCAATCAATAGAATCAACTATTACACTTGCATTTAAAACAGGAACTATAGCCAACATATTTCCCTGGCAAAGAGAATCCGATGAAGATAAACTAATAAGAGATTGTGAATCAGCCTGTTTAATAATATTAAAAAACAATATTAATATAAAAATAATTTTAATCTTCTTCACAAGCCCGGACCTATTGATTCGCTTTAAATAATACTCAATTAATTAATCAAAATAAAACATATTTTTTTTATACACCAAATTAATTTTTAAAATGAAATAAATGCTTACTGGACTTAAATTTAATAATAAATGCTTAAAATGGCTGATAGGCAAAAGCTCACTCAAACCGAATAGCCTTAGCCGGGCTTATTTTTGTAATAATTATTGTAGGAAGTATCAACATAGAAACTGTTATAATCAATGTCCCAAGATTTATTAGTAAAATATGTATTATACTGAAATTTATTGGAACTACAGAAATATAATATGTTGAAGGATCAAGGGTTACAAGTCCAAAGTATTTTTGCAGAAGGCATAGCGAAATTCCAGCAAAATTTCCCCAAAAAAGCCCTTTCCCAATTAAGAAGGAAGCGTGATATAGAAACAATTTGCGAATACTCCAGTTTTCTGTTCCAAGTGCTTTTAAAATACCTATCATATTTATGCGCTCCAGAATGATTATAAATAGTCCTGAAATCATATTAAAACCTGCAACGATAACCATTAAAATTAAAATCACAATTGTGTTAGTATCAAATAGTTCTATCCAATACAAAGACTGTGGATATAGTTGTTTAACAGTACTAGTTTTTAGTAATGAACTTTTTTTGTCAAAATTAAATTCCGTTAGCTCTTCTACTTTTTCACTCAGATAGTCAAGTTTGTCATAATTATCAATAAAAATTTCAAAGCCACTAATTTGGTTTTCTTCCCAATCGTTCAATTTCTGGATATGACCAATATCAACTAAAATTAGTTTGCTAAATTCTTCTATTTCAATTTCAAAAATTCCAGAAATGGTAAATCTTCTCATTCGGGGAGGTTGCTGAATAAAGTAACAAGTAATTTTATCGCCAACTTTCAAGCTTAAAGACAAAGCTATCTTTTTTGAAATTAAGGTGAAATTGCTTTTAACCGTATCAATTAGGGCAAACTTTTCGCCTTCAACTATGTTTTTATCAATAAAACTCCAGTCAAAATCTTTCCCAATTCCTTTCAACATCACGCCTTCGAAGTTGTCTTCGGTTTTTATTATTCCAACTTTTGTCGCAAATATCTGAATGTGTTCAATTCCATCAATTTCAGTAATTGAAGGATAAAAATCTTGTTCTTTCGATATTGGTATTGTTTGTAAGGAATTGTTCGAATCGTAATTTGTAATTATAATATGCGAGCCAAAACCCGTAATTTTTGCTTTAATTTCTTTTTTATAACCTGTTACAATTGCAATAGTAAGAATCATTACCGATAGCCCAAGAACGATACCGATAATGGCAATATTTGTCATAGGCTTAGATATTTTCCCTTCACCTTTGCCGCCATAAATTCTTTTTGCAATAAATAATTCAGTATTCAATATGTTTGTTTTAATTTGTACAAAAATAATATTTATTGTTTGATATAAATACTTAAATCATGAAAATAAGATTGGTGTTAGTTTGTATGACTTTTTTATTCAGTACAAGCAATTTGCTTTCGCAAAACTTTGTAAAAGTTGGAGCCGAACAAACTGAAGAATATTTAC includes these proteins:
- a CDS encoding ABC transporter permease, producing the protein MNTELFIAKRIYGGKGEGKISKPMTNIAIIGIVLGLSVMILTIAIVTGYKKEIKAKITGFGSHIIITNYDSNNSLQTIPISKEQDFYPSITEIDGIEHIQIFATKVGIIKTEDNFEGVMLKGIGKDFDWSFIDKNIVEGEKFALIDTVKSNFTLISKKIALSLSLKVGDKITCYFIQQPPRMRRFTISGIFEIEIEEFSKLILVDIGHIQKLNDWEENQISGFEIFIDNYDKLDYLSEKVEELTEFNFDKKSSLLKTSTVKQLYPQSLYWIELFDTNTIVILILMVIVAGFNMISGLFIIILERINMIGILKALGTENWSIRKLFLYHASFLIGKGLFWGNFAGISLCLLQKYFGLVTLDPSTYYISVVPINFSIIHILLINLGTLIITVSMLILPTIIITKISPAKAIRFE